One region of Cucurbita pepo subsp. pepo cultivar mu-cu-16 chromosome LG03, ASM280686v2, whole genome shotgun sequence genomic DNA includes:
- the LOC111791029 gene encoding tropinone reductase-like 1, whose amino-acid sequence MTSNASAATPLRRLEGKVAIITGGASGIGASAVRIFHENGAKVVIADIQDEVGQKIADQLGEGVSYIRCDVSKEEDVSNLVDAAVCLHGKLDIMYSNAGVIDRPFSGILDVTKFDLDKVVFNYSLIHK is encoded by the exons ATGACTTCTAATGCCTCTGCTGCCACCCCTCTTAGAAG ACTGGAAGGCAAGGTGGCGATCATCACCGGCGGTGCAAGCGGAATCGGAGCTAGCGCAGTGCGAATTTTCCATGAAAATGGAGCCAAAGTCGTCATCGCCGATATCCAAGATGAAGTCGGCCAAAAAATTGCTGACCAACTCGGCGAAGGCGTAAGCTATATCCGTTGCGACGTGTCCAAGGAAGAAGACGTCAGCAATCTAGTGGACGCTGCTGTCTGCCTGCACGGTAAGCTGGATATCATGTACAGCAACGCCGGCGTCATCGACCGTCCGTTTAGTGGAATATTGGACGTTACAAAATTTGACTTGGACAAGGTAGTATTTAACTATTCCTTAAtccataaataa
- the LOC111791054 gene encoding uncharacterized protein LOC111791054 codes for MSRPWVLVCLLLLIVFSSQFEWRQQYENELEAGPNASQTEPHMSEREEAVKEKIILSQEKNIRRLNEVVQSLRRELVECRGEEHEAVNSTVRPMTELLTVFNRQPILDD; via the exons ATGTCAAGACCTTGGGTTCTTGTCTGTCTGCTGTTACTCATCGTGTTCTCCTCACAATTTGAGTGGAGGCAACAGTATGAGAACGAACTTGAAGCAGGCCCAAACGCCTCACAGACAGAACCCCATATGTCTGAAAGAGAGGAAGCTGTAAAAGAAAAG ATTATCCTTTCCCAGGAGAAAAACATCCGGAGATTGAATGAGGTGGTGCAGAGTCTTAGAAGAGAGTTGGTCGAGTGCAGGGGTGAAGAACACGAGGCAGTGAATAGCACGGTGAGGCCTATGACTGAGCTTCTAACAGTGTTCAACCGGCAGCCGATATTAGATGATTAG